The following DNA comes from Candidatus Peregrinibacteria bacterium.
TTTGATCATGGTTCTTTTTTGAAAATGGAGAATACAAATAAAAAATGCTATTTTTCATTCCTTTTGAATTTTTGCTGAATTACTTTGTTTTTTTATTAAAATATTGTAAAATATAATACTCTCGGCATTTTTAAGAGCGCATTCTGTTAAACGGAACATTTACATAAAACAAAAAAAGAAATGAATTCTGTAAAAAAATTTCTCTTCGGTAATACTTTTCTAAGTCTCTCTCGAGCAGAGTGGGGTCGTGTTATCCCTGCCTTTTTTGTAAAACTCTTTTTTCAGGTTTCTTTTCTTTCTGCTGGAACAGTACTCCTCGCCCTTTTTGTTGATCGTTATGGTATTTATAATCTTTCCACACTTTTTATTTTTCAGGCTGCTTTTATTATCCTCGGAACCGCTTTTTTTACAGGGTTTTTGCGACGCGCACATCCGAGTACTCTTGTGCTTATAGGAGTTATTTCTGCCGCTATTCTTCTTATCCTGTCAGCGATCCTTTTTCTTAAAAATCCATTTTGGTCTTTTTTTGCACTCCTTATTGCACTCTGTGTCTTTTTGATGCAGGTTTCCATTTGGCTTTCGCTCTATATTGAGAACCTCTTTTCTCCGCTTGAAGGCGAACGAGCTTTTCCTATTCTCGAAAGTGCAGAGCCAATTGGAGGTATTTTTTCGGGAATCCTTCTCATTGCGCTTTCGGGAACGACAGGTATTTTGGAAACACTTGTTATTATTGGGGTGTTACTCTGCCTCATTCCTCCGGCACTCCTCTTTTCTCTCCATCGTCTTCGTTCGATTCCCGTTCTGCGGTCTCATCGTGAAGAGCGTGCAAAAACACGTTCCGCGAGAAGCTTACTTCAGAGCAGTATTCGCATGTGTGCTCAACATCGGTTTTTAATGAGTCTTGGGTTTCTTGTATTTTTGCAATATTTTGCCGTGCATTTTCTTGAGTTTCAGTTTACCTCTGCGGTTGATCATTACACACGCGGATCTCTCGTTGGTCCCGTTCCGCAGGGGTCGTACCACTATGCCGATAATTTGGTGCACAGCTTTGGAAGTATTCAGATTGGAATTTTTTCCCTCCTCCTCCTTTTACAGCTTCTTTTGGCGAGCACTATTCTGAGAAAGATGGGCGTTGTGCGAACCTATGCTATTGCACCTCTTTTTGCTCTTGTTGGTTTTTTGGGAATGACGTTTCATTTTGGTTTTTTGACCGCCATTTTTGCAAAAATGAGTTTTGAAACGGGATACGGTCTCGGAAGAAATGCTTTTCTCAGTAGTTTTTATGCGCTTTCCGAAAATATTCGTGATGAAGCACGAGAGGCACTTGAGGGTATTGCGCGTCCTTTGGGAATTCTTTTTGGAACTATTCTTCTCGTCACTCTACAATTCTTTTTTTCTACATCACATTTTCTCATCATCTCTTCGGGAGTACTTGTTGGAAGCGCCACACTTTCTCTTCTTATGATTTCTCGATTTCGAAATCACTATACGCAAACGAGTCGACGAAAGCTTGAAAACAAAGATAATCTTTCCGAAAAGATGGACGCCATCGAGATATTAAGTCAGCCCGGTCATCGTAATGCTATCGACACTCTTTCTGGAATCTTGTTTCAGAAAGATGAGGTTCCAGAAGTTCGCGTAAAAACTCTTCAGGTTATTGGGCGCATGGGAAATGTTGATGCTATTCCCGCAATTCTCTCATGCTTCCGTGATTCAAATCCAAGTGTGTGTCTTGAGGCGGTTCGTGCGCTTGGAAAATTTAAGAACCTTGGACAAGATTTTTTTCTTGAAGCGATTTCTCGATACAGTGTTCAACAAGAGCTCAAGGAGCTTTTTGTTTCCGGCAGAAGTACCGAACTTAAAATAGAAGTGATGAAGGTGCTTGCAAATTTTAAAGATCCAGAAACAATTCCATTTCTGCTCCGTGTTTTGCGTTCAAAAGACCCAGAAATTCGTGCTGAGTGTGTTTCGGTATTTGGACTCTTTCATGATATTAGTGTTGTTTCCCATCTTCAGCCACTTCTTTCTGACGTAAATCCAAAAGTGCGTGCACGTGCCATTGCAACACTTTGGCAGTACCCCTCTCTTCGTCTTCGTCTTGTGCTCGATATTCATTCTCTTCTCGAATCTTCTCAGGATGAGGAACGTATTGCTGGCATGTATTGTGTAGGAGAGGTTTCTTTGGAGTCGGAAAAGAAATGTCTCTATCGCTTTTTGTATCATCGAAACGATCAGCTCCGAAGGAGTGCCGCTATTGCGCTTGCCAAAATGAATGATCCGGTTTCGGTGGAACATCTCGTTAATCTGCTTTTTCATCAAAAGAAAGAAGAGGGACTCAAGACAAAGAAAATGCTTGGAGTTATTCAAAATGAAACGAGGAAGTGCATCGATCAAGAGAGTTTTCTTCGGGCAAATCATTCTATTATGAAGCTACTCCAAAAAACGAAAACGTCTATCTTGGAAAATCTCAGAGAAGGGGAACTTCACGATCTCCTTCATATTTTTCACCTCATTGATGCAGAGCGTGAAGTTTGCAAAATTCGAATGGTATTAAACCAAAGAGCACTTGCCGTTTAAGAGATGTGATTGAGATAAGTTCGGAAGCATTCTACTTTTCAACATCTCTCTTTTGAGGAAGAAAAGCGATTCCAATGAGAAATGTCTCTCGGCTTCGATCACGACTTGCATCAGGTTTAAAGACCTTTGCCTTTCGAAATCGCGCTCGAAATATTTTCCAAAAAGCGTCAAAATCTTCTCCAACAAATATTTTTAAGAGAAGATTTCCGTTTGGTGGCAAAATTTTTTCTGAAAGAGAGAGGACGCGTTCGCAAAGTTTAACGGAATGAAATTGGTCTGCATCTGAAATGCCGCTGGTTTTTGGTGCCATGTCACTGGTGATGACGTGAAATGGGGATTCTTGGAGAAGTATTTTCTCTACTTCTTCAGAAAAAATATCTCCCTGAAGAAGAGTAACACCCGAAATAGGATCGGTGTGCTGAAGATCAACACCGATAAGCTTTTTTGGCTGAGCGCGTGATAAGATTTGCAAAAAACTTCCAGGAGCACATCCTAAATCGAGTATAACTTTGTTTTTTGGGAGGAAGTCAGGGAATTTCTTTAAAATTTCTTCCAACTTATATGCACTTCTGGCGCGAAGTCCGTCTTGCTTTGCTTTTCGAAAAAAGCCGTCTTGCGGATTGAATCGTTTTGGCATAGGAACAAGATATAATTGAAAGACAGGAGGAAGTAAAATATAGCTCTTAGGAAAGAGGATTCTTTTTCGGAACTCCTATTTCTCGTGGAAAACGAGAAGGTGTTTTTCCGGTTTTTTCAAAAACCCAAAGAACTCGTTTTTCTCCTTCTGGAAGGCTGTATTCCTTTTTATGAATACATTTTATGTTCAACTGTGAGACAATTTTTTCATCTGAACTATCGTATTCTGGTCCACGATATGCAAGAAAAAGTCCTCCGGTTTTCACAAATGGGGTGGCAAGTTCCGCTGTAACAAGGAATGGGGCAACAGCGCGTGCAGTAACACTGTCGAACTGCTCTCGATAGTGTTGGTTTCGTCCAAATTCTTCCATTCTCCCTGTGAGGAGATTACTGTTATCAAGGTGAAGTGTTGCGATCATTCGAGAAATAGCATCTATTTTTTTTCGTACAGAATCCATGCCAAAAAATTGGTGTTGTGGAAAAAGGAGCGCAAGAGGAAGAAATGGAAAACCGCCCCCTGTTCCAATATCAAGTACACGTTTTGATGGTTGATTCTCAAAAAATTCAGATGAAGAAAGAGAATCAATAATGTGCTTGTTCCACACTGCTTTTTCATCCCGCAATGAGGAGAGATTTATTTTACTGTTCTCTTCTAAAAAAACGGAAATAAGCTTTTTGAGGAACTCTTTTTGAGAATCTGTGAGATTCATTGCGCTCGAGAAACAAGGGGAAGAAATGGTTTTCGCGCTCCTTCTTTTTTCCGAATTTCTTTTTCAAATTGTGCGAGGTAGTCTGTATCGCTGAGTCCCTCGAGGAGACGTTTTTTTGAAAATGGTGAAATATAAAATTTCCATGTTTCTTTGTTAACGCTCACAAGCTCATCCGAGAGATTGACGGTTATTTCTTCATATTCATCTTTTGGATGAAGAAGCCGTTGTACAACATCTTCTGGAAGAACAATAGGGAGTAATCCATTTTTTTCTGCATTTCCTCGAAAAATATCTGCAAACTCAGAAGAAATAACTACCGAAAATCCCGATTGTACAAGTGCCCATGGGGCGTGCTCCCTGCTCGATCCGCATCCAAAATTTGCTCCAGAGACAACAATTTGTGCGTTCCGAAATTCCGTTCTGTTCATGGGAAAAAGTGGATCTCTTCGGAATTCGGCGAAACAGCCATCTCCAAGCCCACTCATATCGGTTCCCTTGAGGTATTTGGCGGGGATGATGAGATCGGTATCAATATCTTTTCGAGGAATGCGAACTGCTCGCGAGGAAAAGGTTTCAAATGTCATTGGGGGATTTACAGCGAGGAAAAGTATGAGGGTGTCGCTTTGGTTTTGTCAAAAAAGAGGGGAGTCCCCATCACTACAAAACAAATAGAGATTACAAATTCAGCACTCGAAACACTGCTTCTGCGACTTCTGCTCGAGTCATAATCTTTCCCGGTTCAAACTGATTTCCAAAATCGAGTAATTTCTTTTCTTTCGCAAATTGCGCGGCGGTTTCATACCAAATATTCTGAGGAACATCAGAGAAATAAGTTTTTTCAGAAAGGTGTGATCCGTTAAATGATCTGGCGAGCATGGTAAAAAGCTCCGCGCGGTTGATGTTGTTTGCTGGACGAAATGATCCATCAGGATACCCTTCGATAATTCCAAGTTCTGCCGCGGTTTCGACATACGGTGCAAACCACTCATTTTTTGGAACATCAGAAAAAACACCGCCTCGCGCTGATTTTGGTTCTTTATGAATAGCAAGAAGCATTACTTTTGCAAATTCTGCACGATTAATGCCATCGTTGGGGCGAAAAGTTCCATCTGCATTTCCCGAGAGAATTCCTGCATCTTTCAGAAAAGAAATGGCGGTAACGTTTTTGTAGTTTGTAGGAATATCTGAAAAAATGGAAAGAGTACTTGCTCCAGTTTCTGTTTTCTCTTCTCCTTCTTGAAGTTTTTCAGAAACGCCAACCAGTACGCCCGACTGAATCTTTACGACAATATTCTCTTTTGAAAGAGGGAGAACTTCTACCTCTGCTCTTCCATTAATAAAATCGTCTTCTGTAAGTGTTTGCGGTGTTATTTTCGCTTTTCCAGAGAGAAGGGTGAGCTCTGCTTCTCCCAAAAATCCGTTTGGTGTTCGATTCCCGTTTTTGTCAATGGTGGTGAGGGAGATGGTTTCTGCTTTTCCCATCCGAAAGCGCTCATCAGTTTCGACGGAAAAACCAACAGGTTGTTCGGGGGCTTCTATAACAGATATTTTTATGGATGAATTTGGAAAGCGAGTCAGAAAAATTTCTGCTGTTCCGACATCTCTTCCAGCAAGATATTCTACAGTTGCTACACCATTCTTAAAGTAGCGTGGAAGAAGCATCTTTGGATTTACTTCACCTCCTCCTTTTACCTGTATTTCGAGTGAATCGGAAAATTCTGGATTATTCAGCACTTCTCCTTTTGCGTTGAGGAGTGAAATATCCATGGTAGTACGCTTTCCGACCCGAATCATATCTTCTCCACCTTTCCACTCGACACGAGCAACGGCATCTGGATTTTCAATGGTTTCCGGAATAACAACATCTGTTTCTGGGGCTCTCAATTCTTCTGTATCTTTTCCCTCTTCGACATTGACACTTGTCTTTGCTGTTGTATTTCCATCTTGAAAGGTAAACTCTATGTTGCCTGCTGTTTGCACAACAACTGGAATTTCTGCTTTTCCATTCTGAAACGAAATGTTTGTTGGAATTTTTGCAGAACCTTTGTTTGCAGAAACTTTGAATGATGTTCCGGTATATTCTTTGAGAATTTGTTTTTGAATATCGAGTACCGTAACAAGGAAAGTGACTATTTCCCCTGGGAGTGCGGAACTTTTATCTGCCTTAACAACAATTCTTCCGAGACTATCTTCTGGAGCTATTTCTTCTTCATCTGAAGAAGAGATGGTGGTGGGAGAGCTCAAAAATTCTTGTACCCAAATGAGGGGGTTAGTAGTATTTTCGAGAGCCTCTTTCTGGCCAAGTCCAGCATCAATTGCTTCAAAAAAATTCAAATTTTCTGAGCTCGCTTGTGCGCTCGAAAATGGCCACCAAGGATGATAGGGGGCAGAACTTCGATCAATTTGAAAGTGAAGGTGTGGCGTTGTGGAAAGACCAGTATCTCCTGAATAGCCAATGAGATCGCCCTTTTTTACAGTATTGCCTTCTTTAACGACGACTTCTGAGAGATGGGCATATCCCGAAAAGAGAGTATCCTTTCCTCCTTCTACGAGTGGTGCATTTGGATGTTTGATGACAACATATTTTCCAAACCCTGTTATGCGACTTACCGCGCTTTCTACAACTCCATTTGCTACAGAATAAACAGGGGTTCCAATAGGAACACGAATATCTACTGCAAGATGACTTCCGGAAAATTCTTTGTGATCCATTTGGTAACTTCCCATATATACCGTGGAATAGGTGATACATGCATTCTGATACGATGTATTTTCTTGTGAACAATCTTTCTCGAGTTTTTTGGGATCATATTTGGGGAGTGCGATGAGATCGGAACTCCGATATTCACTATATGCCTTCGTATTTTTCCCACCTGTTTTTTTCCAGTCTGGCGCATATTGCACGGGAAGGGTGGTTCCGTCGAATTTTGGAATGCTCAAAATACTCGCCCGATAAAATTCTGTTCCTTGTTCTGCAAAAAAA
Coding sequences within:
- the leuD gene encoding 3-isopropylmalate dehydratase small subunit — protein: MTFETFSSRAVRIPRKDIDTDLIIPAKYLKGTDMSGLGDGCFAEFRRDPLFPMNRTEFRNAQIVVSGANFGCGSSREHAPWALVQSGFSVVISSEFADIFRGNAEKNGLLPIVLPEDVVQRLLHPKDEYEEITVNLSDELVSVNKETWKFYISPFSKKRLLEGLSDTDYLAQFEKEIRKKEGARKPFLPLVSRAQ
- a CDS encoding S-layer homology domain-containing protein, with product MTMPKQKHKKQISPEKRSLGSIGFLERRPILGYIIITLTLMMFVFFAEQGTEFYRASILSIPKFDGTTLPVQYAPDWKKTGGKNTKAYSEYRSSDLIALPKYDPKKLEKDCSQENTSYQNACITYSTVYMGSYQMDHKEFSGSHLAVDIRVPIGTPVYSVANGVVESAVSRITGFGKYVVIKHPNAPLVEGGKDTLFSGYAHLSEVVVKEGNTVKKGDLIGYSGDTGLSTTPHLHFQIDRSSAPYHPWWPFSSAQASSENLNFFEAIDAGLGQKEALENTTNPLIWVQEFLSSPTTISSSDEEEIAPEDSLGRIVVKADKSSALPGEIVTFLVTVLDIQKQILKEYTGTSFKVSANKGSAKIPTNISFQNGKAEIPVVVQTAGNIEFTFQDGNTTAKTSVNVEEGKDTEELRAPETDVVIPETIENPDAVARVEWKGGEDMIRVGKRTTMDISLLNAKGEVLNNPEFSDSLEIQVKGGGEVNPKMLLPRYFKNGVATVEYLAGRDVGTAEIFLTRFPNSSIKISVIEAPEQPVGFSVETDERFRMGKAETISLTTIDKNGNRTPNGFLGEAELTLLSGKAKITPQTLTEDDFINGRAEVEVLPLSKENIVVKIQSGVLVGVSEKLQEGEEKTETGASTLSIFSDIPTNYKNVTAISFLKDAGILSGNADGTFRPNDGINRAEFAKVMLLAIHKEPKSARGGVFSDVPKNEWFAPYVETAAELGIIEGYPDGSFRPANNINRAELFTMLARSFNGSHLSEKTYFSDVPQNIWYETAAQFAKEKKLLDFGNQFEPGKIMTRAEVAEAVFRVLNL
- a CDS encoding RlmE family RNA methyltransferase; the protein is MPKRFNPQDGFFRKAKQDGLRARSAYKLEEILKKFPDFLPKNKVILDLGCAPGSFLQILSRAQPKKLIGVDLQHTDPISGVTLLQGDIFSEEVEKILLQESPFHVITSDMAPKTSGISDADQFHSVKLCERVLSLSEKILPPNGNLLLKIFVGEDFDAFWKIFRARFRKAKVFKPDASRDRSRETFLIGIAFLPQKRDVEK
- the rsmG gene encoding 16S rRNA (guanine(527)-N(7))-methyltransferase RsmG; the encoded protein is MNLTDSQKEFLKKLISVFLEENSKINLSSLRDEKAVWNKHIIDSLSSSEFFENQPSKRVLDIGTGGGFPFLPLALLFPQHQFFGMDSVRKKIDAISRMIATLHLDNSNLLTGRMEEFGRNQHYREQFDSVTARAVAPFLVTAELATPFVKTGGLFLAYRGPEYDSSDEKIVSQLNIKCIHKKEYSLPEGEKRVLWVFEKTGKTPSRFPREIGVPKKNPLS
- a CDS encoding HEAT repeat domain-containing protein gives rise to the protein MNSVKKFLFGNTFLSLSRAEWGRVIPAFFVKLFFQVSFLSAGTVLLALFVDRYGIYNLSTLFIFQAAFIILGTAFFTGFLRRAHPSTLVLIGVISAAILLILSAILFLKNPFWSFFALLIALCVFLMQVSIWLSLYIENLFSPLEGERAFPILESAEPIGGIFSGILLIALSGTTGILETLVIIGVLLCLIPPALLFSLHRLRSIPVLRSHREERAKTRSARSLLQSSIRMCAQHRFLMSLGFLVFLQYFAVHFLEFQFTSAVDHYTRGSLVGPVPQGSYHYADNLVHSFGSIQIGIFSLLLLLQLLLASTILRKMGVVRTYAIAPLFALVGFLGMTFHFGFLTAIFAKMSFETGYGLGRNAFLSSFYALSENIRDEAREALEGIARPLGILFGTILLVTLQFFFSTSHFLIISSGVLVGSATLSLLMISRFRNHYTQTSRRKLENKDNLSEKMDAIEILSQPGHRNAIDTLSGILFQKDEVPEVRVKTLQVIGRMGNVDAIPAILSCFRDSNPSVCLEAVRALGKFKNLGQDFFLEAISRYSVQQELKELFVSGRSTELKIEVMKVLANFKDPETIPFLLRVLRSKDPEIRAECVSVFGLFHDISVVSHLQPLLSDVNPKVRARAIATLWQYPSLRLRLVLDIHSLLESSQDEERIAGMYCVGEVSLESEKKCLYRFLYHRNDQLRRSAAIALAKMNDPVSVEHLVNLLFHQKKEEGLKTKKMLGVIQNETRKCIDQESFLRANHSIMKLLQKTKTSILENLREGELHDLLHIFHLIDAEREVCKIRMVLNQRALAV